Proteins encoded together in one Catellatospora citrea window:
- a CDS encoding MBL fold metallo-hydrolase, translating into MRLTVLGCAGSFPGPESACSAYLVEADGFRLLVDFGAGSLSALQRYASLKSVDAILLSHLHCDHMLDACSYVVVRRYAPDGPYPPVPVYAPAGAPERIATAYSLDEGPLDDVYTFYALQPGSFPIGPFQVSVDRVNHPVETYGVRLEHDGRVLAYSGDTAPCDALLRLAQGADLFLCEASYLDGVDNPPDLHLTGGEAGEIATKAGVRRLLLTHLVTAWGSEAETLNNAAATFAGPVEIVRPGARYEV; encoded by the coding sequence ATGAGATTGACGGTGCTGGGCTGCGCGGGCAGCTTTCCCGGGCCGGAGTCGGCCTGCTCGGCATACCTGGTGGAGGCGGACGGCTTCCGGCTGCTGGTGGACTTCGGCGCCGGCTCGCTGTCGGCGCTGCAGCGCTACGCGAGCCTGAAGTCGGTCGACGCGATCCTGCTCAGCCACCTGCACTGCGACCACATGCTCGACGCCTGCTCATATGTGGTGGTGCGCCGCTACGCCCCGGACGGCCCCTACCCGCCCGTCCCGGTGTACGCGCCGGCGGGCGCGCCGGAGCGCATCGCGACGGCGTACAGCCTCGACGAGGGTCCGCTGGACGACGTCTACACGTTCTACGCGCTGCAGCCGGGCAGCTTCCCGATCGGACCGTTCCAGGTCAGCGTGGACCGGGTCAACCACCCGGTGGAGACCTACGGCGTGCGCCTGGAGCACGACGGGCGGGTGCTGGCGTACTCGGGCGACACGGCGCCGTGCGACGCGCTGCTGCGGCTGGCCCAGGGCGCGGACCTGTTCCTGTGCGAGGCGAGTTACCTCGACGGCGTGGACAACCCGCCGGACCTGCACCTGACCGGCGGCGAGGCGGGCGAGATCGCCACCAAGGCGGGGGTGCGCCGGTTGCTGCTGACGCATCTGGTGACCGCGTGGGGCTCGGAGGCCGAGACGCTGAACAACGCGGCCGCGACGTTCGCCGGACCCGTCGAGATCGTCCGCCCCGGTGCCCGGTACGAAGTTTGA
- the murI gene encoding glutamate racemase yields MTDAPIGIFDSGVGGLTVARAILDQLPHERVVYLADTAHMPYGPKPIADVRSYALGCLDRLVERGVKMLVIACNTASAACLHDARERYDVPVVEVIRPAVRRAVAATRNSRVGVIGTTATINSGAYQDSFAAAPHIAVTAAACPQFAGLVERGVTSGRALLGLASAYLEPLQRAQVDTLVLGCTHYPLLTGVISLVMGDQVTLVSSADETARDVYRVLVERDLLRPDDAPAPAHELLCTGDQEIFDRLAKRFLGSALDPAGARA; encoded by the coding sequence GTGACGGACGCGCCGATCGGCATCTTCGACTCGGGGGTCGGTGGGCTGACGGTGGCCCGGGCCATTCTCGACCAGTTGCCACATGAACGGGTCGTCTACCTGGCCGACACCGCGCACATGCCCTACGGGCCGAAGCCGATCGCGGACGTGCGCTCATACGCGCTGGGCTGTCTGGACCGGCTCGTCGAACGCGGCGTGAAAATGCTGGTCATCGCCTGCAACACGGCGTCGGCCGCCTGCCTGCACGACGCGCGCGAGCGCTACGACGTGCCGGTGGTGGAGGTCATCCGGCCGGCGGTGCGGCGCGCCGTGGCCGCGACGCGCAACAGCAGGGTCGGTGTCATCGGCACCACAGCTACGATCAACTCAGGGGCGTACCAGGACTCGTTCGCCGCCGCGCCGCACATCGCGGTGACCGCGGCCGCCTGCCCGCAGTTCGCGGGACTGGTGGAGCGAGGGGTGACGTCCGGCCGGGCGCTGCTCGGCCTGGCCAGCGCTTACCTGGAGCCGCTACAGCGGGCCCAGGTGGACACGCTGGTCCTGGGTTGCACGCACTATCCGCTGCTCACCGGTGTGATCAGCCTCGTGATGGGGGATCAGGTGACCCTGGTGTCGAGCGCGGACGAGACGGCGCGCGACGTCTATCGCGTCCTCGTGGAGCGCGACCTGCTGCGCCCGGACGACGCCCCGGCTCCTGCCCACGAGCTGCTGTGCACCGGCGACCAGGAGATCTTCGACCGGCTGGCGAAGCGGTTCCTCGGATCCGCGCTGGACCCTGCGGGAGCGCGGGCATGA